One part of the Coffea eugenioides isolate CCC68of chromosome 10, Ceug_1.0, whole genome shotgun sequence genome encodes these proteins:
- the LOC113749350 gene encoding uncharacterized protein LOC113749350 — MDLNSHIEKILWTDQEISQRVSELASQITQDFSTNSDSSSSSSAPIIVGVATGAFLFLADLVRKIQLPISIDFVRIESYGSGTVSCGKPKITCDLKIDARDKHVIVVEDIVDTGSTLSFLIEYLKSKGSLSVSVCTLLNKPERRKVNFELVGSGKFYCGFECPDYFVVGYGLDFAELYRNLPYVGVLKPELYQ, encoded by the exons ATGGACTTGAATTCTCACATTGAGAAAATCTTGTGGACTGACCAAGAAATTTCTCAAAGAGTTTCTGAACTTGCTTCTCAAATAACGCAAGATTTTAGTACCAACTCTGACAGTTCGTCATCTTCCTCTGCTCCCATTATAGTTGGAGTTGCCACCGGCGCGTTTCTTTTCTTAGCCGATCTTGTTCGGAAGATTCAACTGCCAATCAGCATTGACTTTGTCCGGATTGAATCCTATGGTTCTGGGACTGTCTCCTGTGGTAAACCGAAAATTACATGCGATTTAAAGATTGATGCCCGAGATAAGCACGTAATTGTG GTGGAAGACATTGTAGATACAGGAAGCACTTTGTCGTTTCTCATTGAATACTTGAAATCAAAAGGATCATTGTCCGTATCCGTGTGTACTCTTCTTAACAAACCAGAAAGGCGCAAAGTCAATTTTGAACTTGTGGGAAGCGGAAAGTTTTACTGTGGCTTTgag TGCCCAGATTATTTCGTGGTCGGTTATGGACTGGACTTTGCAGAGCTGTACAGGAACTTGCCCTATGTTGGGGTGTTGAAGCCTGAATTGTACCAATGA